The genomic region GCTCGAACAGCTCGTCGACGTCGGTGGTGTAGACGTTCAGCCGGACGATGTCGGCGAGCGTCATGTCGGCGGCGGCGAGGACGGCCTCGAGGTTGTCGACGGCCAGCTCGAGCTGGGCGGCCATGTCGCCCGGGTGCTGGGAGTTGCCGTCGGCGTCCACCGCGTCCTGGCCGCTGCAGAAGAGCTGCCGCTGGTGCCCCTCGACGAGCTGGGCCTGGTCAAACCCCAGATTGGTGGACCACGACCAGGGGTTGATCGGCGTTCGTTCCATGTTCGTCTCCCTCGTTTGGCTCGTCGCAGCATATGCTCGGTGACTTGAAAAGATCAAGTAACTTTGCTTGGTAATTTCCAGCAAGTATGCTTGCGGTATGAAGTCGTACCGTCAGTACTGCGCTCTGGCACGAGGGCTGGACGTCATCGGCGACCGCTGGGTCCTCCTCATCGTGCGCGAGCTGCTCAACGGTCCCCGCCGGTACGGCGAGTTGACCAACGGCCTGCCGGGCATCGCCACCAACCTGCTGGCCGACCGGCTGCGCACCATGCAGGCCAGCGAGCTGATCGCCAAGACCGACGACGACCGCTACGAGCTCACCGAGTGGGGCGACGGACTGCACGAGGTGGTGTCCGCCATCTCCGGGTGGGCCGGCCCCCTGATGGGCCGCATGGCCGAGAGCGACACCTTCCGCAGCCACTGGATCACCCAACCCGTTGCTGCCCTGTTCCCCGGCATCGACCCCACGCGCCCCGAGCTGACCATCGAGGTGCGATGCGGCGACGAGCCCATGACCATCCGATCGGCCAAGGGCGAGGTCCACACGGACCGCGGCCAGGCCGCCGCACCCGACCTCGTCCTCACCGGCCCGCCCGACGCCACCGTCGAACTGCTCG from Acidimicrobiales bacterium harbors:
- a CDS encoding RidA family protein produces the protein MERTPINPWSWSTNLGFDQAQLVEGHQRQLFCSGQDAVDADGNSQHPGDMAAQLELAVDNLEAVLAAADMTLADIVRLNVYTTDVDELFEHFARLPDRFSSADGRFATTVLGVSRLAAPQLLVLLEATAVD
- a CDS encoding helix-turn-helix domain-containing protein, which produces MKSYRQYCALARGLDVIGDRWVLLIVRELLNGPRRYGELTNGLPGIATNLLADRLRTMQASELIAKTDDDRYELTEWGDGLHEVVSAISGWAGPLMGRMAESDTFRSHWITQPVAALFPGIDPTRPELTIEVRCGDEPMTIRSAKGEVHTDRGQAAAPDLVLTGPPDATVELLAHRIDPTEAKSRGLAVTGDVRLLRRLRPNRPGARPAPAESAR